In the Naumovozyma dairenensis CBS 421 chromosome 4, complete genome genome, one interval contains:
- the DPH2 gene encoding 2-(3-amino-3-carboxypropyl)histidine synthase (similar to Saccharomyces cerevisiae DPH2 (YKL191W); ancestral locus Anc_4.293), which yields MVETNAELPSSVPAPVAFSTVQTANEFTFQKFDTLKEDREFYLGPHTTLEELREKINDYYALDELITFLNENQDKNYNDITLQFPDPLIKDSTFITNILQDKFAELKTATSKEEKNTIIPKFWVLADTAYSACCVDEVAAEHVNADLVVHFGDACLNAIQKLPVVYSLGRPYLPLHDIIEKFKTQFPDKSSKVCLMSNSAYTLHMKPLFDHLTDVEGYENLIYSQINAAMASDQATILGEEHSLTATESDKCVVTLGSRLLFSRNQDLTIGNGIQDDEETLTILQNEYDLFHLTVPQDPHLLYLTTVFKSVVLYDNKNENVITGPFPSMMKRYKYMSVARTAGCIGILVNTLSLRNTKETINQLTKLIRNSGKKHYLFVVGKPNVAKLANFEPVDIWCILGCSQSGIIIDQINEFYKPIITPYELTMALNDEVTWTGKWVVDFKKALEQISDQIDDQESKPPSTANMEESEAPEFDVVTGKYVSTSRPLRNVYHLELESPSENSGIQTRGDSSNQVIKRTVGGDVIKGTVSTSVSHLQSRNWKGLGSDFSEQDNYEEEGATVEQGISGVARGYGFDRTDAIAKKNAGAGQSK from the coding sequence atGGTCGAAACTAACGCTGAACTCCCATCATCTGTCCCAGCTCCAGTAGCTTTTTCCACTGTCCAAACAGCAAATGAATTCACATTCCAAAAATTCGATACATTGAAGGAAGATCGTGAATTTTATTTGGGTCCACATACCacattagaagaattgaGAGAGAAGATTAATGATTATTATGCCcttgatgaattaattaCGTTCCTAAACGAAAATCAAGATAAGAATTATAACGATATAACTTTACAATTTCCAGATCCTTTAATCAAAGATTCCACATTTATTACCAACATCTTACAAGATAAGTTTGCGGAGCTAAAAACAGCAACTTCAAAggaggaaaaaaatacaattaTTCCTAAATTTTGGGTCCTTGCAGATACCGCTTATAGTGCATGTTGTGTAGATGAAGTTGCTGCAGAACATGTCAATGCAGATTTGGTGGTTCATTTTGGGGATGCATGTTTAAACGctattcaaaaattacCTGTTGTTTATTCTCTTGGTAGACCATATTTACCATTACATGATATaatagaaaaatttaagaCTCAATTCCCTGATAAATCAAGCAAAGTTTGTTTAATGAGTAATTCCGCATACACATTACATATGAAACCTTTGTTTGATCATTTGACTGATGTGGAAGGTTATGAGAATTTAATTTACTCTCAGATTAATGCCGCCATGGCAAGTGACCAAGCTACGATTTTAGGTGAAGAGCATTCTTTAACTGCTACTGAAAGTGATAAATGTGTTGTTACTTTAGGTAgtagattattattttctcgTAATCAAGATTTGACTATTGGGAATGGGAttcaagatgatgaagaaacttTAACCATCTTACAAAACGAATATGATTTATTCCATTTGACTGTACCACAAGATCCtcatttattatatttaactACAGTTTTCAAATCTGTCGTGttatatgataataagaatgaaaaCGTAATAACGGGCCCATTCCCATCAATGATGAAACgttataaatatatgaGCGTAGCAAGAACTGCTGGTTGTATTGGTATTTTAGTTAATACTTTATCTCTTAGAAATACTAAGGAAACTATAAACCAATTAACTAAATTAATTAGGAATTCAGGTAAGAAgcattatttatttgttgtgGGGAAACCAAATGTAGCAAAATTGGCTAACTTTGAACCTGTTGATATTTGGTGTATCTTAGGATGTAGTCAAAGTGGTATCATTATTGatcaaattaatgaattttataAACCGATTATTACACCATATGAATTGACCATGGCTTTGAATGATGAAGTCACTTGGACTGGTAAATGGGTTGTAGATTTCAAAAAAGCATTAGAACAAATTAGTGATCAAATTGATGATCAAGAATCTAAACCCCCTTCCACGGCTAACATGGAAGAAAGTGAAGCTCCTGAGTTTGATGTTGTAACAGGTAAATATGTTAGTACATCAAGACCATTAAGAAATGTTTACCATTTGGAATTAGAAAGTCCGTCTGAAAATTCTGGTATCCAAACCCGTGGAGATTCTTCTAACCAAGTGATTAAGCGAACAGTGGGTGGTGATGTTATTAAGGGAACAGTATCAACATCAGTATCACATTTACAATCTCGTAATTGGAAGGGTTTAGGAAGTGATTTTTCTGAACAAGATAattatgaagaagaaggtgcCACGGTGGAACAGGGTATCAGTGGTGTTGCAAGAGGTTATGGATTTGATCGTACAGATGCCATAGCCAAGAAGAACGCCGGTGCAGGCCAATCTAAGTAA
- the SDS22 gene encoding type 1 protein phosphatase-activating protein SDS22 (similar to Saccharomyces cerevisiae SDS22 (YKL193C); ancestral locus Anc_4.298), producing the protein MSTSQDKDITPTAAHFEAEQDQDQEQDVTNVTSSPSQTPPITDTAPTTTSQGMQVIEDEHPEFITADSDLTTDLPEDIDVIDLIHLKIRSLEELNLYRFKELTQLCLRQNLIESISEVEVLPHDKITDLDFYDNRIKHISSNVNYLTNLKNLDLSFNKIKNIKNIDKLINLENLYFVQNKISKIENLSTLKNLKNLELGGNRLQELEKDAFVGLENLQEIWLGKNAIPKLVNLSPLKNLKILSIQANRLKKIEGLEELTNLEELYVSNNFISKLEGLENNKKLTILDITANKITKIENISHLKQLTDLWASFNKIDQSFQSLGEEMTDLPVFETIYLEGNPIQLQNETSYRRKLILTLGPSLQKIDATFIRG; encoded by the coding sequence ATGTCAACTTCACaagataaagatattaCACCAACAGCAGCACACTTCGAGGCTGAACAAGATCAAGATCAAGAACAGGACGTTACTAATGTAACTTCATCTCCAAGTCAGACGCCGCCCATAACAGATACAGCTCCCACCACAACGTCACAGGGGATGCAAgttattgaagatgaacaTCCTGAATTCATTACTGCAGATTCCGACTTAACCACGGATTTACCCGAAGACATCGACGTAATTGACTTGAtccatttgaaaattaGATCTTTAGAAGAATTGAACCTTTATagatttaaagaattgacTCAATTATGTTTGAGACAAAACTTAATAGAAAGTATATCTGAAGTAGAAGTGTTACCTCACGATAAGATCACCGATTTGGATTTTTATGATAATAGAATCAAACATATCTCAAGTAATGTTAATTATTTGacaaatttgaagaatttagaTTTGTCCTTTAATAAGATTaagaatatcaaaaatatagataaattgattaatttagaaaatttatattttgttcaaaataaaatatccaaaattgaaaacctttccactttgaaaaatttgaagaatttggaACTAGGTGGGAATAGACTTCAAGAACTGGAGAAGGATGCATTTGTTGGATTAGAAAATTTACAAGAAATTTGGCTAGGTAAAAATGCAATTCCAAAATTAGTCAATTTGAGTCCActtaaaaatttgaagattctTTCTATTCAAGCTAATagattgaagaaaattgaaGGTTTAGAAGAATTGACCAACTTGGAGGAACTATACGTATCCAATAACTTTATAAGTAAACTTGAAGGgttagaaaataataagaaattgaCTATATTAGATATCACTGCGAATAAAATTACcaagattgaaaatataagtCATTTGAAACAACTGACTGACCTTTGGgcttcatttaataaaatagatCAATCTTTTCAATCATTGGGAGAAGAAATGACAGATTTACCTGTATTTGAGACAATATATTTGGAAGGTAATCCAattcaattacaaaatgaaacatCATATAGAAGAAAGTTAATCCTCACTCTAGGTCCGTCATTACAGAAGATCGATGCTACTTTCATTCGTGGTTGA
- the MST1 gene encoding threonine--tRNA ligase MST1 (similar to Saccharomyces cerevisiae MST1 (YKL194C); ancestral locus Anc_4.299), producing MRRTASTCLSSKKTRISRAIWFNNYSTKPPINTTSLLQEVSTKQKLFSTDPISPGSIFFLPNGTKIFNKLISFMKVQQLQPIFGFKEVITPLIYKKSLWEKSGHWANYKEDMFHVEGEDIEKETFGLKPMNCPGHCVIFNKTDHSYNELPIRYSDFSPLHRNEPSGSLSGLTRLRKFHQDDGHIFCTPEQVEQEILNCLKFIDLCYIKVFKLTNGYTINFSTRPTDHYIGELPVWNHAENVLQSILTKSGKPWELNEGDGVFYGPKLDIMIKDHNGKSHQVATIQLDFQLPERFDLKYKDADNTYKRPIMIHRAVFGSVERFLGLLIDQNKGKWPFWLNPYQVMIIPINTKNQDHLATAKMLVDKLRGTTTGIDNANNLEPIPMHGYQFNADLDDRSEPVGYRIKDAILKYYSYLIIIGDEEVKTGKFSVKERDNRSNLQHLTTDEIIEKFSTLEEKYM from the coding sequence ATGCGTAGGACAGCATCAACTTGTTTGTCCTCCAAGAAAACAAGGATTAGTAGAGCCATCTGGTTCAATAATTATTCGACGAAACCTCCAATCAATACAACTAGTCTCTTACAGGAAGTGtcaacaaaacaaaaattattcagTACGGACCCCATATCACCTGGTTCAATATTCTTCCTCCCTAATGGCactaaaatattcaataaactAATTTCCTTCATGAAAGTACAACAACTACAACCAATTTTCGGTTTCAAAGAAGTCATTACACCCTTAATCTATAAAAAATCCCTTTGGGAGAAGTCTGGTCATTGGGCTAACTACAAAGAGGATATGTTCCATGTTGAAGGTGAAGATATTGAGAAAGAAACGTTTGGACTAAAACCAATGAATTGTCCAGGTCATTGTGTCATATTCAATAAGACTGATCATtcatataatgaattacCAATTAGATATTCTGATTTTTCCCCTTTGCATAGAAATGAACCATCCGGTTCATTAAGTGGATTAACTAGGCTAAGGAAATTTCATCAAGATGATGGTCATATCTTTTGTACTCCTGAACAAGtagaacaagaaattcTAAACTGtttaaaatttattgatcTTTGTTATATCAAGGTTTTTAAATTAACAAATGGTTATActataaatttttcaacaagACCTACTGATCACTATATTGGTGAATTACCTGTATGGAACCATGCTGAGAATGTACTTCAATCTATATTAACAAAATCGGGCAAACCTTGGGAATTAAACGAAGGAGATGGTGTATTTTATGGTCCCAAATTAgatataatgataaaagaTCATAATGGGAAATCTCATCAGGTTGCCACTATCCAACTAGATTTTCAATTACCTGAAAgatttgatttgaaatacAAAGATGCAGATAATACTTATAAGAGACCGATAATGATCCATAGAGCTGTTTTCGGCTCTGTAGAAAGATTCCTAGGGTTATTGATAGATCAAAACAAGGGGAAATGGCCATTTTGGTTAAATCCTTATCAAGTAATGATAATCCCAATTAATACAAAGAATCAAGATCACTTAGCTACTGCAAAAATGTTAGTTGATAAATTAAGAGGCACAACGACGGGAATTGACAATGCCAATAATTTGGAACCAATTCCTATGCATGGTTATCAATTCAATGCTGACTTAGATGATAGATCAGAGCCCGTTGGTTATAGAATTAAGGATGCTATCcttaaatattattcatatttaattattatagGTGACGAGGAAGTAAAAACGGGGAAATTCAGCGTAAAGGAGCGTGACAATAGATCTAACTTACAACATCTGACCACTGACGAAATCATTGAgaaattttcaactttAGAGGAAAAATACATGtaa
- the MIA40 gene encoding Mia40p (similar to Saccharomyces cerevisiae MIA40 (YKL195W); ancestral locus Anc_4.302), whose translation MLPIRRRLPNAFPSVITIRRSVGIIRSRNNNKNLIWVPCRHFSSSSPSLTRSLIPLSIQSYFRKKPTGQTISAILITLLITTSAIYWISPNKNKHTLPTIDAHENLPAGNVETLKNPSLEDLRNTSENIEDHFVTDNTGTNQPIDPKESTLDGPRIEIPVLSEENIRNTEDILLSDENDDDNRHEEQSASTELSGDILSDESINSERDGENDSVVWFDSVIPPSIGSDEEPSKDNIITEDQISNADELKRLEDEINTRQVKEQSNPSPTESEHVPNLATGSISNHLDESKNPVHEEKEEQFYLEEINIPGDITILNPRSSVPQDHECEEEKQKITTTTVQRTTPSEFEEFEDTEDEESLSTNDSLNYEEIIIPGDINLISMNDHKFHHNGDNKKTVEDVKINTSQPENIIKVVPGIENSNNETNENNYARNPEVGVPTSATTEDEDRKEEASRKVVEDRLVEERETNKSAGSVTNDIENDIENKKEETDTKIELSSNSNEPGIDEIIEANTLTKQDIDETLSQDEEENMKKKEKELHEEGAYNPDTGEINWDCPCLGGMAQGPCGNEFKIAFSCFVYSKTEPKGSDCWDKFKNMQTCFRLYPEYYSNDIGKNESKSEVIKPKADTNTQLPPS comes from the coding sequence ATGTTACCTATAAGGAGACGTTTGCCGAACGCCTTCCCTTCAGTGATAACAATCAGACGTTCAGTAGGTATTATACgatcaagaaataataataagaacTTAATATGGGTGCCGTGTAGACATTTTTCGTCGTCATCTCCTTCTTTGACACGTTCCCTAATTCCTTTGTCTATACAATCGTACTTCAGGAAAAAACCTACCGGGCAAACAATATCTGCAATACTGATAACATTGCTGATAACGACGTCAGCAATCTATTGGATTTCACCTAACAAGAATAAACATACCTTACCAACAATCGACGCTCATGAAAATCTTCCAGCCGGTAATGTCGAAACACTTAAAAATCCTTCATTAGAAGATTTACGTAACACGTCGGAAAACATTGAAGACCATTTTGTTACCGATAATACAGGGACAAACCAACCTATTGATCCTAAAGAATCAACACTGGATGGTCCAAGAATCGAAATTCCTGTTCTCTCTGAGGAGAATATTAGAAATACTGAGGATATCCTACTTTCGGATgagaatgatgatgataatcGACATGAAGAACAATCAGCCTCTACTGAACTCAGTGGTGATATATTATCTGatgaatcaattaattcagAAAGGGATGGAGAAAACGATTCTGTAGTTTGGTTTGACAGCGTCATCCCACCATCCATCGGAAGTGATGAGGAACCATCGAAggataatattattactgaaGATCAAATATCAAATGCGGATGAACTAAAAAGGTTAGAGGACGAAATAAACACCAGACAAGTCAAAGAGCAGTCTAATCCATCACCAACGGAATCGGAACATGTACCAAATCTTGCTACTGGATCTATTTCGAATCATTTGGATGAATCAAAGAATCCAGTacatgaagaaaaagaagaacaattttatttagaAGAGATTAATATTCCCGGTGATATTACCATATTAAATCCACGTAGTTCAGTACCGCAAGATCATGAATGTGAGGaggaaaaacaaaaaatcaCGACCACTACTGTACAAAGGACGACGCCCAGTGAATTTGAGGAATTTGAAGATAcggaagatgaagaatcttTGTCTACTAATGATTCCTTAAATTATGAAGAGATTATAATTCCAGGAGATATAAATCTTATAAGTATGAATGATCATAAATTTCATCACAATGgtgataataaaaaaaccGTTGAAGATGTGAAAATTAATACTTCGCAACCGGAGAATATCATAAAGGTTGTTCCAGGAAtagaaaattcaaataatgaaactaatgaaaataattatgCTAGGAATCCGGAGGTTGGTGTCCCTACGTCTGCCACtactgaagatgaagatagAAAGGAGGAGGCTTCACGTAAGGTAGTAGAAGACAGACTTGTGGAGGAACGAGAAACTAACAAATCGGCAGGCTCAGTCACTAAcgatattgaaaatgatatagaaaataaaaaagaagaaactgaTACAAAGATAGAACTAAGCTCCAACAGTAATGAACCTGgtattgatgaaataattGAAGCGAACACACTAACAAAACAGGATATAGATGAAACATTATCAcaagacgaagaagaaaatatgaagaagaaggaaaaagaattacATGAAGAAGGAGCTTATAATCCTGATACTGGTGAAATTAATTGGGATTGTCCATGTTTGGGTGGAATGGCTCAAGGACCATGTGGTAATGAATTTAAGATAGCGTTTTCATGTTTCGTTTATTCAAAGACGGAGCCTAAGGGATCTGATTGTTGggataaattcaaaaacatGCAGACTTGCTTTAGACTATATCCTGAGTATTATTCTAATGATATTGGTAAAAATGAATCTAAGAGTGAAGTAATAAAGCCGAAGGCCGATACCAATACTCAACTGCCACCCTCCTAG
- the YKT6 gene encoding palmitoyltransferase YKT6 (similar to Saccharomyces cerevisiae YKT6 (YKL196C); ancestral locus Anc_4.303), which yields MKINYIGVFRTGGDKALELSEVKDLSQFGFFERSSVGQFMTFFAETVASRTNPGQRQSIEEGDYIGHVYARSEGICGVLITDKEYPVRPAYTLLNKILDEYLVAHTPQTWQNVTETNESLKMKELDTYITKYQDPSQADAIMKVQQELDETKIVLHKTIENVLQRGEKLDNLVDKSESLTASSKMFYKQAKKTNSCCTIM from the coding sequence ATGAAGATCAATTACATTGGTGTTTTCCGTACTGGAGGTGACAAAGCATTGGAATTAAGTGAAGTGAAGGATTTATCACAATTCGgcttctttgaaagaagtAGTGTCGGTCAATTCATGACATTTTTTGCTGAAACAGTTGCTTCAAGAACAAACCCCGGTCAAAGACAAAGTATAGAAGAAGGTGATTACATAGGTCACGTCTACGCTAGATCAGAGGGGATTTGTGGTGTTTTGATCACTGATAAGGAATACCCTGTAAGACCTGCTTATActcttttaaataagatATTGGATGAATATCTAGTGGCTCATACCCCGCAAACTTGGCAAAATGTCACAGAGACAAAtgaatctttgaaaatgaaggaaTTGGATACTTATATCACGAAATATCAAGATCCTTCACAAGCTGATGCCATTATGAAAGTACAAcaagaattagatgaaaCAAAGATCGTCTTGCATAAGACCATTGAAAATGTCTTACAAAGAGGTGAAAAACTAGATAATTTGGTAGATAAATCAGAGTCATTGACCGCAAGCTCTAAAATGTTTTATAAACAAGCTAAAAAGACTAATTCATGTTGTACTATTatgtaa
- the NDAI0D04700 gene encoding FMN-dependent alpha-hydroxy acid dehydrogenase: MRRRLITSLVKKGNFQSKRSLHLTNNNLYISSSILKKHPNTGNIPGIQSIENAYKRSYHTYLYMSLTGISFYSLAIIILNNSIHDRHIDNDSKMELDPVKSKTPITPNELMKHNTPEDCWVVINNQVYDLTTFIQVHPGGPNIIRSNAGKDVTAIFNPLHPPNTIETMLPKQCYVGPLEGGLPKELICNPYTPGESMEDIRRKIILKNHLPPLESIINLYDFEKLASKILSNQAWAYYSSGANDEISYRENHSAYTRIFFKPKVLVDVSKVDLSTEMLGSKIEVPFYATATALCKLGNPEGGEMDIARGCGQGLIKVPQMISTLASCSVEEIVGAAPSKDQIQWYQVYINSDRNVTRHMIKKVEDLGVKALFVTVDAPFMGAREKDLKIKFSNSSQGPKVMTSKAKDDINKSIVNKKEEAAGDVTEGASRTLSKFIDPSLTWKDIIELKKWTKLPIVIKGVQRVEDVVKAAEIGVDGVVLSNHGGRQLDFSRPPVELLAESVPILKEKKLDDKLELYVDGGIRRGTDVLKALCLGAKGVGLGRPFLYANSCYGKDGVQKAIDILKDEIEMSMRLLGVTSIKELNEDLLEISNLKSRSVNVSKDVLFEDLYQNPTYADFSSVEPAE, from the coding sequence atgAGAAGAAGATTAATCACTAGTTTAGTTAAAAAAGGTAACTTCCAATCCAAAAGATCGTTACATTtgacaaataataatctcTATATTTCAAGTTCTATTTTAAAAAAGCATCCTAATACTGGTAATATTCCCGGTattcaatcaattgaaaatgctTACAAAAGATCATATCATACATATCTTTATATGTCATTAACTGGTATTTCATTCTATTCTTTAGCAATCATAATCCTTAATAACAGCATCCATGACAGACACATAGATAATGACTCCAAAATGGAATTGGATCCAGTCAAATCCAAAACTCCGATAACGCCCAATGAGTTAATGAAACACAATACACCTGAAGATTGTTGGGTAGTCATCAATAATCAAGTTTATGATTTAACTACTTTCATCCAAGTTCACCCTGGTGGTCCAAATATAATCAGATCTAATGCCGGTAAAGATGTCACAGCCATATTTAACCCACTCCATCCGCCAAACACAATTGAAACGATGTTACCCAAACAATGTTACGTAGGACCTCTTGAGGGAGGATTACCCAAAGAATTAATTTGTAATCCATACACCCCCGGCGAGTCCATGGAGGACATTAGGAggaaaattattttgaaaaatcatttaCCACCTTTAGAATCTATAATTAACTTGTAcgattttgaaaaattagctTCGAAGATTTTATCTAATCAAGCATGGGCATATTATTCAAGTGGTgctaatgatgaaatatcATATAGAGAGAATCATTCTGCTTATACTAGGATTTTCTTCAAACCGAAAGTACTAGTGGATGTTTCAAAAGTGGATTTATCCACTGAGATGCTAGGTTCCAAAATTGAGGTTCCTTTTTATGCTACAGCTACTGCGTTATGTAAATTAGGGAATCCAGAAGGTGGTGAGATGGATATCGCAAGAGGATGTGGACAAGGTCTCATTAAAGTGCCTCAAATGATTTCCACTTTGGCTTCATGTTCTGTAGAGGAAATTGTCGGGGCTGCTCCTTCGAAGGATCAAATTCAATGGTATCaagtatatattaattCTGATAGGAATGTTACTAGACATATGATTAAGAAAGTGGAAGATCTGGGTGTGAAGGCATTGTTTGTTACAGTGGATGCACCATTTATGGGAGCAAGAGaaaaagatttaaaaatcaaattttctaattcaagTCAGGGACCTAAAGTAATGACTTCAAAGGCTAAggatgatattaataaaagtATTGTTAATAAAAAGGAGGAAGCTGCTGGCGATGTTACAGAAGGTGCATCCAGGACTCTAtctaaatttattgatcCATCATTGACTTGgaaagatattattgaattgaagaaatggACGAAATTACCAATTGTTATTAAAGGTGTCCAAAGAGTCGAAGACGTTGTTAAAGCAGCTGAAATTGGAGTCGATGGTGTTGTGTTATCAAACCATGGTGGAAGGCAATTAGATTTTTCAAGACCGCCTGTTGAATTATTAGCTGAAAGTGTAccaatattgaaagaaaagaaattagatgacaaattagaattatATGTTGACGGTGGTATTCGTCGTGGTACAGATGTTTTGAAAGCCCTATGTCTGGGAGCTAAGGGAGTCGGGCTAGGTAGACCATTCTTATATGCTAATTCATGTTACGGTAAAGACGGTGTTCAAAAAGCTATAgatatattgaaagatgaaattgaaatgtCTATGAGATTATTAGGAGTTACAAgtattaaagaattaaatgaagATTTGTTAGAAATCtctaatttgaaatcaagATCTGTTAATGTTTCCAAAGatgtattatttgaagacTTATATCAAAACCCAACCTATGCAGACTTTTCTAGTGTGGAACCTGCAGAATAA
- the NDAI0D04710 gene encoding FMN-dependent alpha-hydroxy acid dehydrogenase (similar to Saccharomyces cerevisiae CYB2 (YML054C); ancestral locus Anc_4.304), producing the protein MNRSGTLLLTKKLPGVGKLVSRGTAVDINAGTKYYSKASTKIFRSKYNGSYSNSKKVNWSLALATIAAATVSLTLSPWNASQISNDANINDEKPLISPDEVAKHHTPADCWVVIHDKVYDLTSFIPIHPGGPDIIKSNAGKDVTNIFGPIHAPGVIEKYLPPRCYLGPLESPMPSHLVCDPYTPGESKADIIRKLELRKNLPPLNSLVNLYDFEKLASKILSNQAWAYYSSGAEDEISYRENHSAYRRIFFKPRILVDVSKVDTNTEMLGSKTDVPFYVSATALCKLGNPREGEKDIARGCGQGSTKVPQMISTLASCSVDEIVEAAPSKDQIEWYQVYVNSDRKITKDMIKHVEKLGIKALFVTVDAPSLGRREKDLKIKFLGSDQGAKVMKENPEIVNQDKNDNDSEPANGASRALSKFIDPSLTWNDIMEMRKWTKLPIVIKGVQRVEDVVKAAEVGVNGVVLSNHGGRQLDYSRPPIELLAEAMPILKEKQLDDKLELYVDGGIRRGTDVLKALCLGAKGVGLGRPFLYANSCYGKDGVQRAIEMLTEELEMSMRLLGVTSIKDLSSDLLDLTNLKGRSVNVSKDYLFDNVYRTNTLASFQNGYDDDDDDDD; encoded by the coding sequence atgaACAGGTCTGGAACTCTTCTCTTGACCAAAAAGCTACCAGGTGTGGGGAAACTAGTATCTAGAGGTACAGCTGTTGACATTAACGCGGGTACGAAATATTATAGCAAAGCATCTACAAAAATTTTCCgatcaaaatataatgGAAGTTATTCTAATTCTAAGAAGGTAAATTGGTCATTAGCGCTTGCAACAATTGCTGCTGCTACTGTCTCTCTGACACTATCTCCATGGAACGCTTcacaaatttcaaatgacGCAAATATTAACGATGAAAAACCACTGATCTCTCCCGACGAAGTTGCCAAACATCATACCCCAGCGGATTGCTGGGTAGTTATTCATGATAAAGTTTATGACTTAACTTCATTTATTCCAATCCATCCTGGTGGACCAGATATCATCAAGTCAAACGCAGGTAAGGACGTTACTAACATTTTTGGTCCCATTCATGCCCCAGGCgtcattgaaaaatatctaCCACCAAGATGTTACTTGGGACCATTGGAAAGTCCAATGCCATCTCATCTAGTCTGTGATCCATATACTCCTGGTGAATCGAAAGCTGATATAATTAGGAAATTGGAATTGAGGAAGAATTTACCACCATTGAATTCATTAGTTAACTTGTAcgattttgaaaaattagcCTCAAAGATTTTGTCAAATCAAGCTTGGGCTTATTATTCAAGTGGTgctgaagatgaaatcTCATACAGAGAAAATCATTCTGCTTATCGTAGAATCTTTTTCAAACCAAGAATCTTAGTAGATGTATCAAAAGTGGATACTAACACTGAGATGTTAGGCTCTAAGACCGATGTACCATTTTATGTTTCTGCTACAGCGTTATGTAAATTGGGTAACCCAAGAGAAGGTGAAAAAGATATTGCAAGAGGTTGTGGTCAAGGTTCTACTAAGGTTCCTCAGATGATTTCCACTTTGGCTTCATGTTCTGTTGATGAGATTGTAGAGGCTGCTCCCTCGAAGGATCAAATTGAATGGTATCAAGTTTATGTTAATTCAGATAGGAAAATCACCAAGGATATGATTAAACATGTAGAAAAATTAGGTATAAAGGCTTTGTTTGTTACTGTGGACGCCCCATCTTTAGGTCGTAGAGAAAAGGATttgaaaatcaaatttcttGGCTCTGATCAAGGTGCTAAAGTTATGAAGGAAAATCCAGAGATTGTCAACCAAGacaaaaatgataatgattcGGAACCAGCGAACGGTGCATCGAGAGCATTAtctaaatttattgatcCATCATTGACTTGGAATGATATAATGGAAATGAGGAAATGGACAAAATTACCAATTGTTATCAAAGGTGTACAAAGAGTGGAAGATGTTGTGAAAGCTGCAGAGGTCGGCGTAAATGGTGTTGTACTTTCAAATCATGGTGGTAGACAATTAGATTACTCGAGACCCCccattgaattattagCAGAAGCTATGCCAATCCTAAAGGAAAAACAATTAGATGACAAATTAGAACTATACGTCGATGGTGGCATTCGCCGTGGTACAGATGTTTTGAAAGCGTTATGTTTAGGTGCCAAAGGTGTCGGGTTAGGTAGACCATTCCTATATGCTAATTCATGTTATGGTAAGGATGGTGTCCAGCGGGCCATTGAAATGTTAACAGAAGAACTTGAAATGTCTATGAGATTATTGGGTGTCACAAGTATCAAAGATTTGAGCTCCGACTTGCTGGACCTTACAAATTTGAAGGGAAGATCGGTAAACGTATCAAAAGATTATTTGTTTGACAATGTATATAGAACCAACACTTTAGCTTCATTCCAAAACGGTTACgacgacgatgatgatgatgatgattaa